In the Deltaproteobacteria bacterium genome, one interval contains:
- a CDS encoding type II toxin-antitoxin system HicB family antitoxin translates to MRYRVLIEQDENGMFAVECPSLPGCISQGKNRKEALKNIQDAIKGYLESLKKHNEPVPPSIEEEIVEVAV, encoded by the coding sequence ATGAGATACAGAGTTTTGATTGAACAGGACGAAAATGGGATGTTCGCTGTTGAATGCCCTTCTTTGCCAGGATGTATTTCTCAAGGTAAAAACCGAAAAGAAGCCCTTAAAAATATTCAAGATGCCATTAAAGGCTATTTAGAAAGTCTAAAAAAACACAATGAACCTGTGCCACCATCAATTGAAGAAGAGATTGTAGAAGTAGCAGTATGA
- a CDS encoding type II toxin-antitoxin system HicA family toxin has translation MTKLPVVSGRQLCKILENIGYLIDHHTGSHIILRNINPPYRRLTVPDHKEIAKGTLRAIMRQTGLTVKEFKKLV, from the coding sequence ATGACTAAATTACCCGTAGTTTCTGGCAGGCAACTCTGTAAGATATTGGAAAACATAGGGTATCTTATTGATCACCACACAGGGAGTCATATCATTCTTAGAAATATAAATCCTCCTTATAGGAGATTGACTGTGCCGGATCATAAGGAAATTGCTAAAGGTACTTTGAGAGCAATTATGCGGCAAACTGGTTTGACTGTGAAGGAATTTAAGAAATTGGTATAA
- a CDS encoding peptide-binding protein produces MVVSPSRGGKRRIPFFPFQESSSYNTKGWKSQCIALILAISLLFAPAALAQEDVGPSYGDTIIVGSIGDASNLIPMLASDSPSHTICDLIYNGLVKYDKDLNLVGDLAEGWEVSPDGQTITFHLRQGVRWHDGAEFTAEDVLFGFRTITDPKTPTAYAGDYLEVKQAEALGRYTFRVTYREPFAPGLASWGYLVVLPKHLLAGQDITSSRLTRHPIGTGPYRFREWVTGEKIVLESNHDYFEGRPYIDSYIYRIIPDPATMFLELKAGGVDWIGLTPIQYRRQTNYPAFEGEFHKYKYLPFSYTYLGYNLLCPKFQDKRVRQAISYAIDKEEIIKVVLLGLGTAATGPYKPGTWYYNPHVKRYPYNPERARELLRQAGWQDTDGDGFLDKGGMPFEFTILLNWGNQSRLKAAEIIQWRLRQIGIRVKLRVMEWASFINEYIDKKRFEAVILGWSMGVDPDQYDIWHSSKTDYKELNFISYKNKEVDALLLKARKVFDREERRKYYFRFQEILAEEQPYTFLYVPYALPAIHARFRGIKPAPAGITYNFIRWYAPKREQRFLR; encoded by the coding sequence ATGGTGGTGAGCCCCTCCAGAGGGGGTAAACGACGCATCCCTTTCTTTCCCTTTCAAGAATCATCATCGTATAACACCAAGGGGTGGAAAAGTCAATGTATAGCCCTCATCTTGGCAATCTCCCTCCTTTTTGCCCCTGCGGCCTTGGCACAGGAGGATGTGGGCCCGAGTTATGGCGACACCATCATTGTTGGGTCTATAGGGGATGCCAGCAACCTCATCCCCATGCTGGCCTCGGACAGCCCCTCTCACACCATCTGTGACCTGATCTATAACGGATTGGTGAAGTACGATAAGGACTTGAACCTTGTGGGGGACTTGGCCGAAGGCTGGGAGGTCTCCCCCGATGGCCAGACCATCACCTTTCACCTGCGACAAGGGGTGAGGTGGCATGATGGTGCAGAGTTCACGGCCGAGGACGTCCTCTTTGGGTTTCGCACCATCACCGACCCTAAGACTCCTACTGCCTATGCAGGTGACTACCTAGAGGTGAAGCAGGCCGAGGCCCTGGGTAGGTACACCTTTCGCGTCACCTACCGGGAGCCCTTTGCCCCAGGGCTGGCGAGCTGGGGGTATCTGGTGGTCCTCCCCAAGCACCTACTGGCGGGGCAAGATATCACCAGCAGCAGGCTCACCCGTCATCCCATAGGGACAGGACCTTATCGGTTTAGGGAATGGGTCACTGGAGAAAAGATCGTCCTAGAATCCAATCATGACTACTTTGAGGGGAGGCCATATATCGATAGCTATATCTACAGGATCATTCCCGATCCTGCCACCATGTTTCTCGAGCTAAAGGCAGGGGGGGTAGACTGGATAGGCCTCACTCCCATCCAATATCGGCGCCAGACCAATTATCCTGCCTTTGAAGGGGAGTTTCACAAGTACAAATACCTCCCCTTCTCCTACACCTACCTGGGATATAATCTATTGTGTCCCAAATTTCAGGACAAGAGGGTGCGCCAGGCAATCAGTTATGCCATCGACAAGGAGGAGATCATCAAGGTGGTCCTCTTGGGTTTGGGCACGGCCGCTACTGGTCCCTATAAGCCGGGGACCTGGTACTACAACCCCCATGTAAAGAGGTATCCCTATAACCCAGAGCGGGCAAGGGAGTTGTTGCGGCAGGCGGGCTGGCAGGACACCGATGGCGATGGCTTTCTCGATAAGGGGGGGATGCCTTTTGAGTTCACCATCCTGCTCAATTGGGGGAATCAGAGTCGTCTTAAGGCGGCGGAGATCATCCAGTGGCGCCTACGGCAGATAGGGATAAGGGTAAAGTTACGGGTCATGGAGTGGGCCTCCTTTATCAATGAATATATCGACAAAAAGAGGTTTGAGGCCGTCATCCTGGGGTGGAGCATGGGGGTAGACCCCGATCAATACGACATCTGGCACTCCAGCAAGACGGATTATAAGGAGCTGAACTTCATCTCCTACAAAAACAAAGAGGTGGACGCCCTCTTGCTAAAGGCCAGAAAGGTCTTCGATAGGGAGGAGAGGAGGAAGTACTATTTCCGCTTCCAGGAGATCTTGGCGGAGGAGCAGCCCTACACCTTCCTCTATGTACCTTATGCGCTGCCCGCGATCCATGCCCGGTTCCGGGGGATAAAGCCCGCCCCTGCAGGGATCACCTACAACTTCATCCGCTGGTATGCCCCCAAGAGGGAACAGAGGTTTTTGCGCTAG
- a CDS encoding phosphatase PAP2 family protein yields MRRLPPLEGLTTIFLGIVLLLVIFFYPRFPQGWRLLARFIPLVLLALALSKVRRRWEEMRTVRFICDFSPIFFAIAIYQGLGDLIPYLRPDIDDLLIKIDLALFGVHPTIWLEGFSSSWLTDLLSLVYASYYFIPVILIIILYFWGKEEEFSVTVFTLLLGYYISFLGYISMPAIGPRFTLASLQTTPLNGGAMTEFVIRILDILEHNKRDCFPSGHTQMVLISLWFAFKYRRPLFCIYLPIVIALIFSTVYLRYHYVIDIAAGFVFAGGTLLVGPRLWKWWVRGETDRSGRSCTSSPPRPLSPSA; encoded by the coding sequence ATGCGTCGTTTACCCCCTCTGGAGGGGCTCACCACCATTTTCCTAGGGATCGTCCTCCTATTAGTCATCTTCTTTTACCCCCGATTTCCCCAAGGGTGGAGGCTGCTGGCAAGATTCATTCCCCTTGTCCTGCTGGCATTGGCCTTGTCAAAGGTCAGAAGGAGGTGGGAGGAAATGAGGACAGTCCGCTTTATATGCGACTTCTCCCCCATCTTTTTTGCCATCGCCATCTACCAGGGGCTGGGAGACCTCATCCCCTATCTGCGCCCTGATATAGATGACCTCCTCATCAAGATTGACCTGGCCCTCTTTGGGGTGCACCCTACTATCTGGCTGGAGGGGTTCTCTAGCTCCTGGCTGACCGATCTGCTCTCTCTGGTCTATGCCTCATATTACTTCATCCCGGTGATCTTGATCATCATCCTCTACTTCTGGGGAAAGGAGGAAGAATTTTCCGTGACCGTCTTCACCCTCTTGCTGGGATATTATATCTCCTTTTTGGGGTATATCTCCATGCCTGCCATAGGCCCTCGGTTCACCTTGGCCTCCTTGCAGACAACCCCTTTAAATGGAGGCGCCATGACGGAATTCGTCATCCGTATCCTCGACATCCTGGAACATAACAAAAGGGATTGTTTCCCCAGCGGACATACCCAGATGGTCTTGATCTCCCTCTGGTTTGCCTTTAAATACAGACGTCCCCTATTCTGTATCTATCTCCCCATCGTCATCGCCCTCATCTTTTCCACCGTTTATTTGAGATATCACTATGTAATAGATATAGCGGCAGGATTTGTCTTCGCAGGGGGGACCCTGTTGGTCGGCCCCAGGCTCTGGAAGTGGTGGGTCAGAGGGGAGACTGATAGATCCGGTAGGTCTTGTACCTCCTCCCCCCCAAGGCCTCTATCCCCCTCTGCATGA
- a CDS encoding N-acetyltransferase: MPLSGQGGNWALSEMSAGGVEIRQVKTKGERTAFFRFPWQIYGGDPQWVPPLLKEQAFFLSPKNPFLRHAEIIPYLAVKRGAIVGRIAAIIDENYIDFHRERAGFFGFFESIKDLEVARTLLDQVRGYLREKGLETVMGPVNPSTNHECGLLVEGFNSPPFLMMPYNPSYYQELLEGCGLQKAKDLFANLIVDDGSIPARLPRISERVKKRSTGLNIRPIDLKRVENEVEGVKEVYNGAWRDNWGFVPLTDEEMDLMVRKLKPLVVPDLALFAEIGEETVGFALALPNYNLILKRLNGRLGPLGLLKFLYYARKIDEIRVLILGVKPEYQKRGIEALLYLEIFRRGQAKGYKRGEMSWVLEDNYLMQRGIEALGGRRYKTYRIYQSPL; the protein is encoded by the coding sequence ATGCCTTTGAGCGGGCAGGGAGGCAACTGGGCGTTATCTGAGATGTCCGCAGGGGGGGTTGAGATAAGGCAGGTCAAGACCAAGGGGGAGCGCACGGCCTTTTTCCGTTTCCCTTGGCAGATATATGGGGGAGACCCCCAGTGGGTCCCCCCATTGCTCAAAGAGCAGGCCTTTTTCTTGTCCCCCAAGAACCCATTTCTCCGACACGCCGAGATCATCCCGTATTTGGCAGTAAAGAGGGGTGCCATAGTAGGGCGCATCGCCGCCATCATCGATGAGAACTACATAGATTTCCACCGAGAGAGGGCAGGGTTCTTCGGGTTTTTCGAGTCCATAAAGGACCTCGAGGTTGCCCGTACCCTATTGGATCAGGTAAGGGGTTATTTGCGAGAAAAAGGCTTGGAGACGGTGATGGGGCCGGTGAACCCCTCTACCAATCATGAATGCGGTCTCCTCGTAGAGGGATTTAATTCTCCCCCCTTTTTGATGATGCCTTACAATCCCTCCTATTATCAGGAACTACTGGAGGGCTGCGGCCTGCAGAAGGCCAAAGACCTCTTTGCCAACCTCATTGTCGACGATGGGAGCATCCCCGCGCGCCTTCCGCGGATCAGCGAACGGGTCAAAAAGAGGTCTACAGGGCTTAATATTCGCCCTATCGACCTAAAGAGGGTTGAGAACGAGGTGGAGGGGGTAAAAGAGGTCTACAACGGGGCCTGGAGGGACAACTGGGGGTTTGTCCCGCTGACCGATGAGGAGATGGACCTGATGGTCAGAAAACTGAAACCCTTGGTGGTTCCTGACCTGGCCCTCTTTGCCGAGATAGGGGAAGAGACAGTGGGCTTTGCCCTGGCGCTGCCCAACTACAACCTCATCCTCAAGAGGCTCAACGGGAGGTTGGGCCCCCTGGGCCTTTTGAAGTTCCTCTACTATGCCCGCAAAATTGATGAGATCAGGGTGTTGATCCTGGGGGTCAAACCCGAATACCAGAAGCGGGGGATTGAGGCCCTCCTCTATCTGGAGATCTTCCGGCGGGGACAGGCCAAAGGGTATAAGAGGGGGGAGATGTCTTGGGTCTTGGAGGACAATTACCTCATGCAGAGGGGGATAGAGGCCTTGGGGGGGAGGAGGTACAAGACCTACCGGATCTATCAGTCTCCCCTCTGA
- a CDS encoding aminotransferase class I/II-fold pyridoxal phosphate-dependent enzyme, whose protein sequence is MDIFAKCYEFTKVEEAKAAGYYFMFRRIESAQDTEVIVDGRRLIMAGSNNYLGLSNHPKVKEAAIKAVQKYGSGCAGSRFLNGNLDIHEELEEKLVAFFRKEAAVVFATGYQTNLGTISALVGRNDVAILDKFDHASIIDGCRLSLGGVKRFRHNDMEDLERVLRNTSDKEGKLIIVDGLFSMEGDIAPLPEIVPLAKKYGARVMVDDAHAIGVLGEQGRGTLEHFHMEDEVDMVMGTYSKTLAAIGGFIVASKEVVNYVKHLGRSLIFSASLAPALVAAVSAALDVILEEPELRERLWYNAHKMLKGFKELGFDTGTSETPVIPLIIGDQMRTFEMCRLLQEYGVFVNPVISPAVPPGRELLRTSYMATHTEEQLDRILDAFERAGRQLGVI, encoded by the coding sequence ATGGACATATTTGCCAAGTGCTACGAGTTCACCAAGGTGGAGGAGGCCAAGGCCGCCGGTTATTACTTCATGTTCCGTCGGATAGAGTCTGCCCAGGATACTGAGGTGATCGTCGATGGCCGAAGGCTCATCATGGCGGGTTCCAACAACTATCTGGGGCTCAGCAACCACCCCAAGGTAAAGGAGGCGGCCATCAAGGCAGTGCAGAAGTACGGGAGCGGCTGCGCGGGTTCTCGGTTCCTCAACGGCAATCTGGACATCCATGAGGAATTGGAGGAGAAACTGGTGGCCTTCTTCCGGAAGGAGGCCGCCGTAGTCTTCGCCACCGGATATCAGACCAATCTCGGCACCATATCTGCCCTGGTGGGGAGAAATGACGTGGCCATCCTGGACAAATTCGACCATGCCAGCATCATCGATGGGTGTCGCCTTTCCTTAGGCGGGGTAAAGAGGTTTCGCCATAACGACATGGAGGACCTGGAGAGGGTGTTGCGGAACACATCCGACAAGGAGGGCAAACTCATTATTGTGGATGGGCTCTTCAGCATGGAAGGGGATATTGCCCCGCTGCCCGAGATTGTACCCCTGGCTAAGAAGTATGGGGCCCGGGTGATGGTGGATGATGCCCACGCCATTGGAGTACTGGGCGAGCAGGGCAGGGGGACCCTGGAACATTTCCACATGGAGGATGAGGTGGATATGGTCATGGGGACCTATAGCAAGACCTTGGCCGCCATCGGAGGGTTCATCGTCGCCTCCAAAGAGGTGGTGAACTACGTCAAACACCTTGGTCGTTCTCTCATCTTCAGCGCCAGCCTCGCACCCGCCTTGGTGGCGGCGGTGAGCGCCGCCCTCGATGTCATCTTAGAGGAGCCCGAGTTAAGGGAGAGACTCTGGTATAATGCCCACAAGATGCTCAAGGGGTTTAAGGAACTCGGCTTCGACACCGGGACCAGTGAGACCCCCGTCATCCCCCTCATTATCGGGGACCAGATGCGGACCTTTGAGATGTGCAGACTCCTGCAGGAGTATGGGGTATTTGTGAACCCAGTCATCTCCCCTGCTGTCCCTCCTGGTAGGGAGCTGCTGCGTACCAGCTATATGGCCACCCATACCGAGGAGCAGTTGGACAGGATTCTGGATGCCTTTGAGCGGGCAGGGAGGCAACTGGGCGTTATCTGA
- a CDS encoding NAD(P)-dependent oxidoreductase, whose protein sequence is MGERVLVTGATGFIGSHLVEELLWKGYEVAALIRTSSDLRWLRGKKVEFIYGDILEGGDLPPLERFSYIFHLAGITKALRREDFYRMNQGGTEKLMAVARRAGGVKRFVYLSSQAAAGPSSPERALREEDLPSPVSPYGESKLKGEEVVLSCQDEIPVTVLRPCSIYGPRDEYMYEYFRMVTKGFIPFIGRGPVFLSLCYVDDLISALILAITRDHPSGEVFFISDGEKYSLDFFSDVVSFALNIRSRKIYVPVWAAWLYALGAEGLGFFRGRAAPFNRSKYAEAIQRNWVCDITKARKKLGYRPRFRLEAGVKVTLQWYKEKGWL, encoded by the coding sequence GTGGGGGAGAGGGTTCTGGTCACCGGGGCCACGGGGTTTATCGGGAGTCATCTCGTGGAGGAGCTCCTATGGAAGGGGTACGAGGTAGCGGCCTTAATACGCACCAGCAGTGATCTGCGCTGGTTGAGGGGTAAAAAGGTAGAATTCATTTACGGAGACATCCTTGAGGGGGGAGATCTCCCCCCTCTCGAGAGATTTTCCTATATCTTTCACCTGGCCGGGATCACCAAGGCCCTGCGCAGGGAAGATTTTTACCGAATGAACCAGGGGGGTACAGAGAAGTTAATGGCTGTGGCAAGGAGGGCTGGAGGGGTAAAACGCTTTGTCTATCTCTCCAGCCAGGCTGCTGCAGGCCCCTCCTCACCGGAGAGGGCGCTCAGGGAAGAGGACCTCCCTTCCCCTGTTTCACCTTATGGGGAGAGCAAATTAAAGGGGGAGGAGGTGGTCCTGAGTTGCCAAGATGAAATCCCGGTAACGGTGCTGCGCCCTTGTTCCATTTATGGCCCCAGGGATGAATATATGTACGAATACTTTAGGATGGTCACCAAGGGTTTTATCCCCTTTATCGGGAGAGGACCGGTATTTTTGAGCCTCTGTTATGTAGACGACCTGATCTCCGCCTTGATCTTGGCCATCACACGGGATCATCCCTCAGGAGAGGTCTTTTTTATCTCAGATGGGGAAAAATATTCTTTGGATTTTTTCTCAGATGTGGTATCTTTTGCCTTAAACATCAGGTCGAGAAAGATCTACGTTCCGGTGTGGGCCGCTTGGCTCTATGCCCTGGGAGCAGAGGGCTTGGGATTTTTTAGGGGCAGGGCAGCTCCCTTTAATCGGAGCAAATATGCTGAAGCCATCCAACGAAATTGGGTCTGTGATATAACCAAGGCGAGGAAAAAGCTGGGGTATCGCCCTCGCTTTCGCCTGGAGGCAGGGGTGAAGGTTACCCTCCAGTGGTATAAAGAGAAAGGGTGGCTATGA
- a CDS encoding HD domain-containing protein — MKRIADLLFEVGMLKRTPRTGYHFLGTGEESVAEHLFRTAFIGYVLAQLEEGVDTFKVVKMCLFHDLPEARTGDQNYVYKKYVQVDEERAAEDLTVGLPFAEEIKGLIAEFNAQQTQEALLSNDADQLELLLQLKEHKDLGSRYADEWLRYNAKRLKTEVGRRLAEAILQTDFSAWWFKKEDEDWWVKGR; from the coding sequence GTGAAGAGGATAGCGGATCTCCTCTTTGAAGTGGGGATGCTGAAGAGGACCCCACGAACTGGTTACCACTTTTTGGGCACTGGAGAGGAGTCAGTAGCCGAACACTTATTTAGGACCGCCTTTATCGGATATGTGCTGGCCCAGTTGGAGGAGGGAGTTGACACCTTTAAGGTGGTAAAGATGTGCCTCTTCCACGACCTCCCTGAGGCCAGGACAGGGGACCAGAACTACGTCTATAAGAAGTATGTCCAGGTGGATGAAGAGAGGGCGGCCGAGGATCTGACCGTAGGACTTCCCTTTGCCGAGGAGATCAAAGGTCTGATCGCGGAGTTCAACGCCCAACAGACGCAGGAGGCCCTTCTATCCAACGACGCCGACCAACTGGAGCTGCTGCTGCAACTCAAAGAGCACAAGGACTTGGGCAGCCGATATGCGGACGAATGGCTCCGTTATAACGCCAAGAGGTTAAAGACGGAGGTGGGCAGAAGGTTAGCTGAGGCCATCCTACAGACCGATTTCTCCGCTTGGTGGTTCAAGAAGGAGGATGAGGATTGGTGGGTGAAAGGGAGGTAA
- a CDS encoding serine/threonine protein phosphatase, whose protein sequence is MGEREVKKVFAIGDIHGCLSHLERLVEEIRPLLNPREDTLVFMGDYIDRGPDSKGVVDFILQIKKEVSEVVCLKGNHEDMFLDWVLNGKNYDLYLYNGGGSTIRSYSQGGNFHIPPEHLDFFTSLRLYYETDRYIFVHAGLRAGVPLEEQDPYELVWIREEFIYSPHNFGKLVIFGHTPLQRVLVAPNKIGIDTGIVYGGKLTCLELPAQRFYSV, encoded by the coding sequence GTGGGTGAAAGGGAGGTAAAGAAGGTCTTCGCCATTGGGGACATCCACGGTTGTCTCTCCCACCTGGAGAGGTTGGTGGAGGAGATTAGGCCTTTGCTGAACCCGCGGGAGGATACCCTGGTCTTTATGGGGGATTACATCGACCGTGGACCCGACTCCAAGGGGGTAGTAGACTTCATTCTCCAGATAAAGAAAGAGGTCAGCGAGGTGGTATGTCTCAAGGGGAATCACGAGGACATGTTCCTCGATTGGGTCCTCAATGGGAAGAACTACGACCTCTATCTCTATAATGGAGGTGGCTCTACCATCAGGAGTTATTCTCAAGGGGGAAACTTCCATATCCCCCCAGAGCATCTCGACTTCTTTACCTCGCTGCGCCTGTATTACGAGACGGATAGATACATCTTCGTCCACGCGGGGCTCAGGGCAGGGGTTCCGCTGGAAGAACAGGACCCCTATGAGTTGGTTTGGATCAGGGAGGAGTTCATCTACTCCCCCCACAACTTTGGTAAGTTGGTGATCTTCGGACACACCCCCCTGCAGAGGGTATTGGTGGCCCCCAATAAGATCGGCATAGATACTGGGATTGTCTACGGGGGGAAACTCACCTGCCTGGAACTCCCCGCCCAGAGATTCTATAGCGTTTGA
- a CDS encoding AI-2E family transporter, giving the protein MKKESLFNLLFLALVILAFYLFYRILSPYLSTLAWAVILTIIFYPLFKVVNNAFHHRRGLAAIAMTIVVIVVIIIPSGFLLNLIANELIDVYNYCEQLVKEGRHIAFLEGLKKLSLFQRIWEVLDRNFDLSQVNLNTLLLDNLKKLSLYAAGQTSKFIKRLSTVIFQFFLMSLALFFLFRDGEKVMEKIKALIPFSSKEKENILRRMVEMIQATIYGGIVVALVQGGLGGLGFWILGLPAPLFWGAVMTFLSFLPVVGSFLVWVPAAVILFVQGSYIKALILFGWGAILVSLSDNFLRPLLISGRTQVHTLLLFFGILGGLKVFGFLGFVAGPLVITICLAIIDIYTSATDKTEA; this is encoded by the coding sequence ATGAAGAAAGAATCCTTGTTTAACCTGTTATTCCTAGCACTTGTCATCCTTGCCTTTTATCTCTTTTACCGCATACTGTCCCCTTATCTCTCAACCCTAGCTTGGGCCGTTATCCTCACTATCATCTTTTACCCCCTCTTTAAGGTGGTTAACAACGCCTTCCACCATCGGCGGGGATTGGCCGCCATAGCGATGACCATCGTAGTCATCGTCGTCATCATTATCCCCTCGGGTTTCCTGCTTAACCTCATCGCCAATGAACTGATAGACGTATACAATTACTGTGAACAGCTCGTCAAAGAAGGAAGGCATATAGCGTTTCTAGAGGGTTTGAAGAAATTGAGCCTCTTTCAAAGGATTTGGGAGGTGCTGGATCGCAATTTTGATCTCTCCCAAGTAAACCTCAATACGCTCCTGCTGGATAATCTGAAAAAGCTGAGCCTTTATGCAGCCGGCCAGACCTCCAAGTTCATCAAGAGGCTCTCCACCGTTATCTTTCAATTCTTCCTGATGTCCCTAGCGCTCTTCTTTCTCTTCAGGGATGGTGAGAAGGTTATGGAAAAGATAAAGGCCCTTATTCCCTTTTCCTCCAAAGAGAAGGAGAATATCCTGAGGAGGATGGTCGAGATGATCCAGGCTACTATTTATGGAGGGATTGTGGTGGCCCTGGTTCAGGGGGGGTTAGGGGGGTTGGGTTTTTGGATCTTAGGACTCCCTGCCCCTCTCTTTTGGGGGGCGGTGATGACCTTCCTCTCCTTTCTCCCCGTTGTGGGTTCCTTCTTGGTCTGGGTCCCTGCCGCCGTGATCCTCTTCGTCCAGGGGTCCTACATCAAGGCATTGATCCTCTTCGGTTGGGGTGCGATTCTGGTGAGCCTATCGGACAACTTCCTCCGCCCCCTCCTCATCAGCGGAAGGACCCAAGTCCACACCCTTTTGCTCTTTTTCGGCATCTTAGGTGGGCTGAAGGTCTTCGGCTTCTTGGGGTTTGTTGCGGGGCCCCTGGTCATCACCATCTGTCTGGCCATAATAGATATCTACACCTCTGCCACCGATAAAACTGAAGCCTAA
- a CDS encoding formyl transferase codes for MPFRFAWFSTGRDEPARQLLQVVWEKIGEGLIPGEISYVFCDRERGEGEQSDLFLDLTEELGLKAVTFSSHRFRPDLRQRNLEGWRTEYHQEVMERIAPYPHDLIVLAGYMLIVSPQMCRSHSMINLHPALPGGPTGTWEEVIEELIRQGAQSTGVMMHLVTEELDRGPVVTYCTFPIQGGAFAPLWGGGPSERGDLFWRIRQEGVRREIPLIVLTLKALAEGKIRIKEGKILDNRGEKVNGLSLTHEVEEYLRV; via the coding sequence ATGCCATTTCGTTTCGCTTGGTTCTCCACGGGAAGGGATGAGCCAGCGAGGCAACTACTACAGGTGGTCTGGGAGAAGATCGGCGAAGGCCTCATCCCGGGGGAGATATCCTATGTCTTCTGCGACCGTGAAAGGGGGGAGGGAGAACAGAGCGATCTCTTTTTAGATCTCACCGAGGAACTGGGTTTGAAGGCGGTCACCTTTTCATCACACCGCTTTCGGCCCGATCTTCGCCAGAGGAATTTGGAAGGATGGCGTACCGAATACCATCAGGAAGTGATGGAGAGGATAGCCCCCTATCCCCATGACCTTATCGTCCTGGCCGGCTACATGCTGATCGTGAGCCCTCAGATGTGCCGCAGCCATTCCATGATTAACCTCCACCCCGCCCTGCCCGGCGGACCCACAGGAACATGGGAGGAGGTGATCGAGGAGTTGATTCGGCAGGGGGCGCAGTCTACAGGGGTGATGATGCATCTGGTCACCGAAGAACTGGACAGGGGACCTGTAGTCACTTATTGCACCTTTCCCATCCAGGGGGGTGCATTTGCCCCCCTCTGGGGGGGAGGTCCTTCGGAAAGGGGGGACCTCTTCTGGCGGATCCGTCAGGAGGGAGTGCGCCGGGAGATCCCGCTGATCGTCCTCACCCTGAAGGCCTTGGCCGAAGGAAAAATAAGGATAAAAGAGGGGAAGATCCTGGACAACAGGGGGGAGAAGGTGAATGGCCTCTCCCTGACGCATGAGGTGGAGGAGTACCTGAGGGTTTGA
- a CDS encoding carbohydrate kinase family protein translates to MKDVVGIGALNLDLLYEVEDLKVLQEGGPFCAGGETSLPPMEFTKFLGRVSQVGTLRFRSAGGSAANTVVALARMGFKTGFVGRVGADEEGAFILQEMERADLSQVKRGGKSGICLAVLDRQRDRALLVQPHVNDSLRYEDMDLPYLSSTRYLHLSSFVGEGPLEASKQLMKSLPTGVRVSMDPGEFYARRGLKEVLPLIQRSSILFATAHEILTLTGKDDYRAGCKEILSLGPEVVVCKMGEEGAYLSSKERGMEFHPQGEAEVVDNTGAGDVYNAGFLAGLLLGRPLNDCLAFAHQVAAKSLGDYGRKRYPDAGDLKAIQR, encoded by the coding sequence ATGAAGGATGTGGTAGGGATTGGTGCCCTGAACCTGGACCTCCTGTACGAGGTCGAGGACCTAAAGGTCCTGCAAGAGGGGGGTCCCTTCTGTGCAGGGGGGGAGACCTCTTTGCCCCCAATGGAGTTCACAAAGTTCTTGGGGAGGGTGTCGCAGGTGGGGACCTTGAGATTTAGGAGCGCAGGGGGGTCAGCGGCCAATACTGTTGTGGCCCTAGCCAGGATGGGATTTAAGACAGGGTTTGTGGGTAGGGTGGGCGCCGATGAAGAGGGGGCGTTCATCCTCCAAGAGATGGAGAGGGCGGACCTGTCGCAGGTGAAAAGGGGAGGTAAAAGCGGCATCTGCCTGGCGGTATTGGATCGCCAGAGGGATCGGGCCCTGTTGGTACAACCCCATGTCAACGACTCGTTACGTTATGAGGATATGGATCTCCCCTACTTATCTTCCACCCGTTATCTTCATCTGAGCTCCTTTGTGGGAGAGGGTCCCCTGGAGGCCAGCAAACAGCTCATGAAGTCCCTCCCAACTGGTGTAAGGGTGAGTATGGATCCAGGGGAGTTTTATGCCCGAAGGGGCCTGAAGGAGGTCCTACCCCTCATTCAGAGGTCATCCATCCTCTTCGCGACTGCCCATGAGATCCTCACCCTCACCGGCAAGGATGATTATAGGGCTGGATGCAAAGAGATCCTCTCCCTGGGGCCTGAGGTGGTGGTCTGTAAGATGGGAGAGGAGGGGGCATACCTGTCCTCCAAAGAAAGGGGGATGGAATTCCATCCCCAGGGGGAGGCAGAGGTGGTCGATAACACCGGGGCAGGGGATGTCTACAATGCCGGTTTCCTGGCCGGTCTGCTTCTGGGGAGACCGCTGAATGATTGTTTGGCCTTTGCCCATCAGGTGGCGGCCAAGAGCCTCGGCGATTATGGGAGGAAGCGGTATCCGGATGCAGGGGATCTGAAGGCCATCCAGAGGTGA